The Arctopsyche grandis isolate Sample6627 chromosome 10, ASM5162203v2, whole genome shotgun sequence genome window below encodes:
- the LOC143917796 gene encoding uncharacterized protein LOC143917796, producing MSNFVMMSTRNAQTRKGCCFCLCGSSLLSLLLPNSQYGRAEIYADMIYKCYGIQMFVGNHDVPKNLCYICGSCVTRLRSAFSFRLQVEIAFESLQNELIDCKSSNQDSGSFDRINDVIEHSDNDSVDTDFTDGYENKICIPSEILKVEFSNTDTEINNTDTIDKLNIDDDETQSIIPTVNQIELKTTTSLENKNIFPKITHVKTIRRKVISQKETLQLNENDVKEEAISPKNEIVLSKTINAKRKRRKVIIPKESFQLNKNNVKEDVSSKNENALSKTVNDERKRRKVITRKESFQLNENDVKKAISPENEIAKTIKAKRKRKGKRLISHGELFQLDKNDVTCKFCNETFPWHNSLKRHMSIHFPKYICHVCGRFYPSIEHMKLHAKTHEMKKYIKTCEICNKTFKGSHYLWMHMRTHSDFKHLHKCPHCSERFTTYYMRAKHLMDVHNDEPNKFKCKLCPKQYLMSSALTAHVKKAHLLERKHKCQECDQQFFYPMELRRHMIKHSGIKNFQCEVCKKSYARRYTLQEHLKIHNNVKDYVCSICSKAFTQKCSLKNHMKMHDKPKDSNEN from the exons ATGTCAAACTTTGTTATGATGTCTACTCGTAATGCACAAACTCGAAAAGGATGCTGCTTTTGCCTTTGCGGTTCCAGTCTTCTTAGCTTACTATTGCCAAATTCTCAATATGGACGGGCGGAAATATATGCGGACATGATATATAAATGCTATGGAATCcag atgttCGTTGGAAATCATGATGTTCCAAAAAATTTATGCTATATTTGTGGTTCTTGTGTGACACGATTGAGAAGCGCGTTTTCATTTCGGCTTCAGGTTGAAATTGCATTCGAATCATTGCAAaacg AGCTCATCGATTGCAAATCTTCTAATCAAGATAGTGGTAGTTTTGACCGAATAAATGATGTTATAGAACATTCTGATAATGATTCTGTTGACACCGATTTCACCGATGGTtatgaaaacaaaatatgtattccATCTGAGATATTGAAAGTTGAATTCAGCAATACTGACACAGAAATTAATAATACCGATACAATagacaaattaaatattgatgacGATGAAACACAAAGTATAATTCCAACAGTGAACCAAATCGAATTAAAAACAACGACTTCtctggaaaataaaaatatctttccTAAAATAACCCATGTTAAAACAATAAGAAGGAAAGTAATAAGTCAAAAAGAAACTTTACAATTAAATGAAAACGATGTTAAAGAAGAAGCTATTTCTCCGAAGAATGAAATTGTCCTTTCTAAAACGATCAATGCTAAAAGAAAAAGAAGGAAAGTAATTATTCCAAAAGAAtcctttcaattaaataaaaataatgttaaagAAGATGTTTCTTCGAAGAATGAAAATGCCCTATCTAAAACGGTCAATGATGAAAGAAAAAGAAGGAAAGTAATAACTCGAAAAGAATCGtttcaattaaatgaaaatgatgTTAAAAAAGCTATTTCTCCAGAGAACGAAATAGCTAAAACGATCAAAGCTAAAAGAAAAAGGAAAGGGAAAAGATTAATAAGTCACGGAGAATTGTTTCAATTGGATAAAAACGACGTTACCTGTAAATTTTGCAATGAAACATTTCCATGGCACAATTCATTAAAACGTCACATGTCTATTCATTTTCCTAAATACATTTGCCATGTATGTGGTAGGTTTTATCCATCAATAGAGCATATGAAATTGCATGCGAAAACACACGAAatgaaaaagtatataaaaacatgTGAAATATGCAACAAAACGTTTAAGGGTTCACATTATTTGTGGATGCATATGCGTACTCATTCAGATTTCAAACATTTGCATAAATGTCCCCACTGTTCAGAAAGATTTACAACTTATTATATGAGAGCTAAACATTTGATGGATGTTCATAACGATgaaccaaataaatttaaatgcaaactTTGTcctaaacaatatttaatgtcGAGCGCCCTTACAGCACATGTGAAAAAAGCTCATTTACTAGAAAGAAAACACAAATGTCAAGAGTGCGACCAACAATTCTTTTATCCCATGGAACTTCGACGGCACATGATAAAGCATTCTGGCATTAAAAACTTCCAATGTGAAGTATGCAAAAAGTCTTACGCTAGGCGGTATACATTACAAGAGCATTTGAAAATTCACAATAATGTTAAAGACTACGTCTGTTCTATCTGTAGTAAGGCATTTACTCAAAAATGCTCACTGAAAAATCACATGAAAATGCATGATAAACCTAAGGATAGTAACGAAAATTAA
- the LOC143917797 gene encoding uncharacterized protein LOC143917797 isoform X1, translated as MVLSKACCCCLGESNLHNLLLPKHHHGQKEIYADIIYKCYGVQMVTGSDLRNDLYLICDICITRLRNAFLFRLQMEIAYETFQKHLISNSHLNKDLCISDEQVSLNNGADENYKTEHSDNYHSDANDEEFCMSSQNETSIDTTKFSDAKITPNTLINDHSDLVLQTNIIGNKVKPSKHNRKKQNEISNGNEIGKINSEHKNRMLCKAGRFSDINTHGKLIVDTKQFNINSTDLTCKICNETFLWNRTLKKHMSVHFPNHICHVCGKAFVFKKGFLFHVNSHSDKSMKTCKICKKSYEGLGKLQLHMRSHSDLHLHRCPQCPERFTTFLMKVKHLIDIHNDEPNKYKCKLCPKRFLMAGYLARHIRKDHLQERKIECSECHERFYSTSELKGHMLKHTGVKSFHCDKCTKSYARRKTLKEHMKIHNNIKNYVCMICSRAFTQKCTLKGHMKVHGKIKDTSQEIDKT; from the exons ATGGTTTTAAGTAAAGCTTGCTGCTGCTGCTTGGGCGAGTCAAATCTTCACAATCTTCTATTGCCGAAACATCATCATGGACAGAAGGAGATCTACGccgatataatatacaaatgttaTGGCGTACAG atggTTACTGGAAGTGATTTACGAAACGATTTATATCTCATTtgcgatatatgtataacaCGACTGAGAAATGCCTTTTTATTTCGACTTCAAATGGAGATTGCTTATGAAACATTTCAAAAac ACCTCATCAGTAACAGTCACTTAAACAAGGATTTGTGCATATCCGATGAGCAAGTTTCTTTAAACAATGGTGCTGATGAGAATTATAAGACTGAACACAGCGACAACTACCATTCAGATGCTAATGATGAAGAATTTTGCATGTCATCTCAAAATGAAACTTCCATAGATACAACTAAATTTAGCGACGCTAAAATTACACCAAATACTTTAATAAATGACCATTCTGATTTAGTGTTACAAActaatataataggaaacaaagtAAAGCCTTCGAAACATAATAGAAAGAAACAAAATGAGATCAGTAATGGTaatgaaattggaaaaatcaATTCTGAACACAAAAACCGTATGCTTTGTAAAGCCGGACGTTTTTCAGATATTAATACCCACGGTAAATTAATAGTAGATACGAAACAGTTTAACATAAATAGCACTGATCTtacatgtaaaatttgtaatgaAACATTTCTTTGGAATAGGACACTCAAAAAACACATGTCTGTTCACTTCCCAAATCACATTTGTCATGTGTGTGGTAAAGCTTTCGTTTTTAAAAAAGGCTTCCTTTTTCATGTCAATTCCCATTCAGATAAATCAATGAAAACCTGTAAGATATGTAAAAAATCTTATGAAGGCTTAGGTAAACTGCAACTTCACATGCGGTCACATTCTGATTTACATCTACACAGATGTCCACAATGTCCGGAGCGATTTACAACGTTTTTAATGAAAGTTAAACATTTAATTGATATCCATAACGACGAgcctaataaatataaatgcaaaCTTTGCCCAAAACGATTTCTCATGGCAGGATATCTAGCAAGACACATTCGAAAAGATCATTTACAAGAAAGGAAGATTGAATGCTCCGAATGTCACGAGCGTTTCTATTCTACTTCTGAATTGAAAGGGCACATGTTAAAGCACACAGGTGTTAAAAGTTTTCATTGTGACAAGTGCACTAAATCTTACGCCAGACGAAAAACATTGAAGGAACATatgaaaattcataataatatcaaGAATTACGTTTGTATGATTTGTAGCAGGGCGTTCACACAAAAGTGCACTTTAAAGGGGCATATGAAAGTACATGGCAAGATTAAAGATAccagtcaagaaattgataAGACTTAG
- the LOC143917797 gene encoding uncharacterized protein LOC143917797 isoform X2, which produces MVTGSDLRNDLYLICDICITRLRNAFLFRLQMEIAYETFQKHLISNSHLNKDLCISDEQVSLNNGADENYKTEHSDNYHSDANDEEFCMSSQNETSIDTTKFSDAKITPNTLINDHSDLVLQTNIIGNKVKPSKHNRKKQNEISNGNEIGKINSEHKNRMLCKAGRFSDINTHGKLIVDTKQFNINSTDLTCKICNETFLWNRTLKKHMSVHFPNHICHVCGKAFVFKKGFLFHVNSHSDKSMKTCKICKKSYEGLGKLQLHMRSHSDLHLHRCPQCPERFTTFLMKVKHLIDIHNDEPNKYKCKLCPKRFLMAGYLARHIRKDHLQERKIECSECHERFYSTSELKGHMLKHTGVKSFHCDKCTKSYARRKTLKEHMKIHNNIKNYVCMICSRAFTQKCTLKGHMKVHGKIKDTSQEIDKT; this is translated from the exons atggTTACTGGAAGTGATTTACGAAACGATTTATATCTCATTtgcgatatatgtataacaCGACTGAGAAATGCCTTTTTATTTCGACTTCAAATGGAGATTGCTTATGAAACATTTCAAAAac ACCTCATCAGTAACAGTCACTTAAACAAGGATTTGTGCATATCCGATGAGCAAGTTTCTTTAAACAATGGTGCTGATGAGAATTATAAGACTGAACACAGCGACAACTACCATTCAGATGCTAATGATGAAGAATTTTGCATGTCATCTCAAAATGAAACTTCCATAGATACAACTAAATTTAGCGACGCTAAAATTACACCAAATACTTTAATAAATGACCATTCTGATTTAGTGTTACAAActaatataataggaaacaaagtAAAGCCTTCGAAACATAATAGAAAGAAACAAAATGAGATCAGTAATGGTaatgaaattggaaaaatcaATTCTGAACACAAAAACCGTATGCTTTGTAAAGCCGGACGTTTTTCAGATATTAATACCCACGGTAAATTAATAGTAGATACGAAACAGTTTAACATAAATAGCACTGATCTtacatgtaaaatttgtaatgaAACATTTCTTTGGAATAGGACACTCAAAAAACACATGTCTGTTCACTTCCCAAATCACATTTGTCATGTGTGTGGTAAAGCTTTCGTTTTTAAAAAAGGCTTCCTTTTTCATGTCAATTCCCATTCAGATAAATCAATGAAAACCTGTAAGATATGTAAAAAATCTTATGAAGGCTTAGGTAAACTGCAACTTCACATGCGGTCACATTCTGATTTACATCTACACAGATGTCCACAATGTCCGGAGCGATTTACAACGTTTTTAATGAAAGTTAAACATTTAATTGATATCCATAACGACGAgcctaataaatataaatgcaaaCTTTGCCCAAAACGATTTCTCATGGCAGGATATCTAGCAAGACACATTCGAAAAGATCATTTACAAGAAAGGAAGATTGAATGCTCCGAATGTCACGAGCGTTTCTATTCTACTTCTGAATTGAAAGGGCACATGTTAAAGCACACAGGTGTTAAAAGTTTTCATTGTGACAAGTGCACTAAATCTTACGCCAGACGAAAAACATTGAAGGAACATatgaaaattcataataatatcaaGAATTACGTTTGTATGATTTGTAGCAGGGCGTTCACACAAAAGTGCACTTTAAAGGGGCATATGAAAGTACATGGCAAGATTAAAGATAccagtcaagaaattgataAGACTTAG
- the LOC143917818 gene encoding uncharacterized protein LOC143917818 yields MMASFVSPGPLIRSGNICCCCLGNSNLQSLVQPHCDNDDTEVYSDTIHRCYGIQMIGNDDPIKHLYHICDTCIMRLKDASTFRLQIEMSYESLQKYLIHENFVEEVTCKFETTFNDAENNFDADDSFSYPTNLKTEELFEPSLSNDLKIEMKQNEIKTKPNNVISNSIDKKLNKSVSKIGGKTSRKDKNGISKKVKKIVTQTKPNIQKIKAKRVRKVEVKPFKLDENDVTCKICNETFPWHFTLKCHMSVHFPNHICDVCGKFSVTKKNFQAHVRSHLHKSEKTCEICNKTCEARNFHLHMRNHRDIKINKCPQCSERFKTFRQKVKHLIDVHNDEPNKYKCTLCPKRYLLPGPLKSHVRNAHLNERKHECTECLHKFFYLNDLKKHMLKHTGEKNFECDVCKKRYGKRWTLTEHMKIHNNEKNYVCPTCSRAFTQKCTLKVHMKTHEKEKLESDFT; encoded by the exons ATGATGGCTTCGTTTGTGAGTCCAGGACCTTTAATCAGAAGTGGAAATATTTGTTGCTGTTGTTTGGGTAACTCCAATTTGCAAAGTCTGGTTCAGCCCCATTGTGACAACGACGATACTGAAGTCTACTCTGATACGATACACAGATGCTATGGCATACAG ATGATAGGAAATGATGATccaataaaacatttatatcACATATGTGACACTTGCATCATGCGATTGAAAGATGCTTCTACATTTAGGCTTCAAATTGAGATGTCTTACGAgtcattacaaaaat ATCTCATACATGAAAATTTCGTCGAGGAAGTGACTTGTAAATTTGAGACTACTTTTAACGACGCTGAAAACAATTTTGACGCTGACGATAGCTTTAGTTATCCTACAAATCTAAAAACTGAAGAATTATTTGAACCGTCTCTCAGTAATGATCTCAAGATAGAAATGAAACAAAATGAGATTAAAACCAAACCAAATAATGTTATAAGTAATAGTATagacaaaaaattgaataaaagtgTTTCAAAAATTGGTGGAAAAACTTCCAGAAAAGATAAAAATGGAATTTCAAAAAAAGTTAAGAAAATCGTCACACAAACGAAaccaaatattcaaaaaataaaggCGAAACGTGTTAGGAAAGTAGAGGTGAAACCATTTAAATTAGATGAAAACGACGTCacatgtaaaatttgtaatgaGACTTTTCCTTGGCATTTCACACTTAAATGTCACATGTCTGTACATTTCCCCAATCATATTTGCGATGTATGTGGTAAATTTTCtgtaactaaaaaaaatttccaAGCTCACGTCCGCTCTCATTTACATAAATCGGAAAAAACATGCGAGATTTGTAATAAAACATGTGAAGCCCGTAATTTCCATTTGCACATGCGAAATCACcgcgatataaaaataaataaatgtccaCAATGCTCGGAACGATTCAAGACCTTTCGTCAGAAAGTAAAACATTTAATCGACGTTCACAATGATGaaccaaataaatacaaatgcaCACTTTGCCCAAAACGATATTTATTGCCCGGCCCTTTAAAGAGCCATGTAAGGAACGCTCACTTAAACGAAAGGAAGCATGAATGCACGGAGTGCTTGCATAAGTTTTTCTATCTAAACGATTTAAAAAAGCACATGTTGAAGCACACTGGTGAGAAAAACTTCGAGTGCGATGTGTGTAAAAAACGTTATGGCAAACGCTGGACCTTAACAGAGCATATGAAAATACACAATAACGAAAAGAATTATGTTTGTCCAACTTGTAGTCGGGCCTTTACGCAAAAATGTACTTTAAAGGTGCACATGAAAACTCACGAAAAAGAGAAACTCGAAAGTGATTTCACATAA
- the LOC143917638 gene encoding uncharacterized protein LOC143917638 isoform X3: MFWFTDTINRTLDNAVVCERDNDKYFSDDDNHSGINSSDNYSTNFEIEGKFSKTTEKINEIETHKERSTNLKNYRIKTQNKKTRKRIKKDVSNLKLPNDATEVIIERRQAIGLQPFELQTIEKNDITSKISEAIDKSNLTCKVCNETFPWYNSLKRHMSVHFPNHTCNVCGKSFLTLCRLQCHVRNHLDTKESVCNICNKTYASAARLKMHLRIHSDVKLNKCPQCPERFKTFHKKVKHLISVHNDEPNKYKCKLCPKRFVISGQLKSHVRRLHAKERNHKCQECSSCFYNLTSLKMHMLMHTGVKNFTCDVCKKSYGRSWTLKEHMKIHNNVKTYVCHICSKAFTQKCTLKGHMKIHGKDNLSENGSNEVNENI; encoded by the exons ATGTTTTGGTTTAcag ataCTATCAATCGCACATTAGATAATGCAGTAGTTTGCGAGCGTGATAACGACAAGTATTTCAGCGATGATGATAATCATTCTGGCATTAATTCCAGTGATAACTATTctacaaattttgaaattgaaggaaaattttccaaaacaaCAGAAAAAATCAACGAAATTGAAACTCATAAAGAACGgtcaacaaatttaaaaaattacagaatAAAGACACAGAATAAAAAAACGcgaaaaagaattaaaaaagacGTCTCTAATTTAAAACTTCCAAACGATGCTACAGAAGTAATCATTGAAAGAAGACAAGCAATTGGACTACAACCATTCGAATTGCAaacgattgaaaaaaatgatatcaCAAGTAAAATATCTGAAGCGATCGACAAAAGTAATCTCACGTGTAAAGTTTGTAACGAAACTTTTCCTTGGTAtaattcactgaaacgtcacaTGTCCGTTCATTTCCCTAACCATACTTGTAATGTTTGCGGAAAAAGTTTCCTCACCCTATGCAGATTGCAGTGTCATGTTCGAAATCATCTCGATACTAAAGAGAGCgtttgcaatatttgtaataaaacttaTGCCAGTGCTGCAAGACTTAAAATGCATTTGCGGATCCACAGTGACGTGAAATTAAACAAGTGTCCACAATGTCCGGAACGGtttaaaacatttcataaaAAAGTAAAACATTTAATTTCCGTTCACAATGACGAacctaataaatataaatgcaaaCTTTGCCCAAAGCGATTTGTAATATCGGGTCAATTGAAGAGTCATGTGAGAAGACTGCATGCGAAGGAAAGGAATCATAAATGCCAAGAGTGTTCTTCGTGCTTTTATAATCTAACCTCTTTAAAAATGCACATGTTGATGCACACCGGTGTTAAAAACTTCACATGTGACGTTTGTAAGAAGTCTTATGGCAGGAGTTGGACTTTGAAAGAGCACATGAAAATACATAACAATGTTAAGACTTATGTTTGTCATATTTGCAGTAAGGCGTTTACACAAAAATGTACATTAAAGGGACATATGAAAATTCACGGGAAGGACAATCTAAGTGAAAATGGAAGTAATGAagttaatgaaaatatttga
- the LOC143917638 gene encoding uncharacterized protein LOC143917638 isoform X2: MTAIESVNPLPNGSSSKCCCCLGTSSPRSLVQPYLDDGEIVSPLKDLYVICDFCVTRVRNATSFRSQIEIALETIKKHTINRTLDNAVVCERDNDKYFSDDDNHSGINSSDNYSTNFEIEGKFSKTTEKINEIETHKERSTNLKNYRIKTQNKKTRKRIKKDVSNLKLPNDATEVIIERRQAIGLQPFELQTIEKNDITSKISEAIDKSNLTCKVCNETFPWYNSLKRHMSVHFPNHTCNVCGKSFLTLCRLQCHVRNHLDTKESVCNICNKTYASAARLKMHLRIHSDVKLNKCPQCPERFKTFHKKVKHLISVHNDEPNKYKCKLCPKRFVISGQLKSHVRRLHAKERNHKCQECSSCFYNLTSLKMHMLMHTGVKNFTCDVCKKSYGRSWTLKEHMKIHNNVKTYVCHICSKAFTQKCTLKGHMKIHGKDNLSENGSNEVNENI; this comes from the exons ATGACTGCGATTGAGAGTGTAAATCCGTTACCAAATGGAAGTTCTAGCAAGTGTTGTTGTTGTCTAGGCACTTCCAGTCCCCGTAGTTTGGTGCAACCTTACTTAGATGATGGAGAG ATTGTAAGTCCACTAAAAGATTTGTATGTTATATGCGATTTTTGTGTAACGAGAGTCAGAAACGCCACCTCATTTCGAAGTCAAATTGAGATTGCTCTTGAAACGATTAAAaaac ataCTATCAATCGCACATTAGATAATGCAGTAGTTTGCGAGCGTGATAACGACAAGTATTTCAGCGATGATGATAATCATTCTGGCATTAATTCCAGTGATAACTATTctacaaattttgaaattgaaggaaaattttccaaaacaaCAGAAAAAATCAACGAAATTGAAACTCATAAAGAACGgtcaacaaatttaaaaaattacagaatAAAGACACAGAATAAAAAAACGcgaaaaagaattaaaaaagacGTCTCTAATTTAAAACTTCCAAACGATGCTACAGAAGTAATCATTGAAAGAAGACAAGCAATTGGACTACAACCATTCGAATTGCAaacgattgaaaaaaatgatatcaCAAGTAAAATATCTGAAGCGATCGACAAAAGTAATCTCACGTGTAAAGTTTGTAACGAAACTTTTCCTTGGTAtaattcactgaaacgtcacaTGTCCGTTCATTTCCCTAACCATACTTGTAATGTTTGCGGAAAAAGTTTCCTCACCCTATGCAGATTGCAGTGTCATGTTCGAAATCATCTCGATACTAAAGAGAGCgtttgcaatatttgtaataaaacttaTGCCAGTGCTGCAAGACTTAAAATGCATTTGCGGATCCACAGTGACGTGAAATTAAACAAGTGTCCACAATGTCCGGAACGGtttaaaacatttcataaaAAAGTAAAACATTTAATTTCCGTTCACAATGACGAacctaataaatataaatgcaaaCTTTGCCCAAAGCGATTTGTAATATCGGGTCAATTGAAGAGTCATGTGAGAAGACTGCATGCGAAGGAAAGGAATCATAAATGCCAAGAGTGTTCTTCGTGCTTTTATAATCTAACCTCTTTAAAAATGCACATGTTGATGCACACCGGTGTTAAAAACTTCACATGTGACGTTTGTAAGAAGTCTTATGGCAGGAGTTGGACTTTGAAAGAGCACATGAAAATACATAACAATGTTAAGACTTATGTTTGTCATATTTGCAGTAAGGCGTTTACACAAAAATGTACATTAAAGGGACATATGAAAATTCACGGGAAGGACAATCTAAGTGAAAATGGAAGTAATGAagttaatgaaaatatttga
- the LOC143917638 gene encoding uncharacterized protein LOC143917638 isoform X1, producing MTAIESVNPLPNGSSSKCCCCLGTSSPRSLVQPYLDDGEVEVYSEMIHKCFGLQIVSPLKDLYVICDFCVTRVRNATSFRSQIEIALETIKKHTINRTLDNAVVCERDNDKYFSDDDNHSGINSSDNYSTNFEIEGKFSKTTEKINEIETHKERSTNLKNYRIKTQNKKTRKRIKKDVSNLKLPNDATEVIIERRQAIGLQPFELQTIEKNDITSKISEAIDKSNLTCKVCNETFPWYNSLKRHMSVHFPNHTCNVCGKSFLTLCRLQCHVRNHLDTKESVCNICNKTYASAARLKMHLRIHSDVKLNKCPQCPERFKTFHKKVKHLISVHNDEPNKYKCKLCPKRFVISGQLKSHVRRLHAKERNHKCQECSSCFYNLTSLKMHMLMHTGVKNFTCDVCKKSYGRSWTLKEHMKIHNNVKTYVCHICSKAFTQKCTLKGHMKIHGKDNLSENGSNEVNENI from the exons ATGACTGCGATTGAGAGTGTAAATCCGTTACCAAATGGAAGTTCTAGCAAGTGTTGTTGTTGTCTAGGCACTTCCAGTCCCCGTAGTTTGGTGCAACCTTACTTAGATGATGGAGAGGTAGAGGTCTATTCCGAGATGATTCACAAATGTTTTGGTTTAcag ATTGTAAGTCCACTAAAAGATTTGTATGTTATATGCGATTTTTGTGTAACGAGAGTCAGAAACGCCACCTCATTTCGAAGTCAAATTGAGATTGCTCTTGAAACGATTAAAaaac ataCTATCAATCGCACATTAGATAATGCAGTAGTTTGCGAGCGTGATAACGACAAGTATTTCAGCGATGATGATAATCATTCTGGCATTAATTCCAGTGATAACTATTctacaaattttgaaattgaaggaaaattttccaaaacaaCAGAAAAAATCAACGAAATTGAAACTCATAAAGAACGgtcaacaaatttaaaaaattacagaatAAAGACACAGAATAAAAAAACGcgaaaaagaattaaaaaagacGTCTCTAATTTAAAACTTCCAAACGATGCTACAGAAGTAATCATTGAAAGAAGACAAGCAATTGGACTACAACCATTCGAATTGCAaacgattgaaaaaaatgatatcaCAAGTAAAATATCTGAAGCGATCGACAAAAGTAATCTCACGTGTAAAGTTTGTAACGAAACTTTTCCTTGGTAtaattcactgaaacgtcacaTGTCCGTTCATTTCCCTAACCATACTTGTAATGTTTGCGGAAAAAGTTTCCTCACCCTATGCAGATTGCAGTGTCATGTTCGAAATCATCTCGATACTAAAGAGAGCgtttgcaatatttgtaataaaacttaTGCCAGTGCTGCAAGACTTAAAATGCATTTGCGGATCCACAGTGACGTGAAATTAAACAAGTGTCCACAATGTCCGGAACGGtttaaaacatttcataaaAAAGTAAAACATTTAATTTCCGTTCACAATGACGAacctaataaatataaatgcaaaCTTTGCCCAAAGCGATTTGTAATATCGGGTCAATTGAAGAGTCATGTGAGAAGACTGCATGCGAAGGAAAGGAATCATAAATGCCAAGAGTGTTCTTCGTGCTTTTATAATCTAACCTCTTTAAAAATGCACATGTTGATGCACACCGGTGTTAAAAACTTCACATGTGACGTTTGTAAGAAGTCTTATGGCAGGAGTTGGACTTTGAAAGAGCACATGAAAATACATAACAATGTTAAGACTTATGTTTGTCATATTTGCAGTAAGGCGTTTACACAAAAATGTACATTAAAGGGACATATGAAAATTCACGGGAAGGACAATCTAAGTGAAAATGGAAGTAATGAagttaatgaaaatatttga